In Dama dama isolate Ldn47 chromosome X, ASM3311817v1, whole genome shotgun sequence, one genomic interval encodes:
- the CD40LG gene encoding CD40 ligand has translation MIETYSQPSPRSVATGPPVSMKIFMYLLTVFLITQMIGSALFAVYLHRRLDKIEDERNLHEDFVFMKTIQRCNKGEGSLSLLNCEEIRSRFEELVKDIMQNKEVKKKEKNFEMHKGDQEPQIAAHVISEANSKTTSVLQWAPKGYYTLSTNLVTLENGKQLAVKRQGLYYIYTQVTFCSNRETLSQAPFIASLCLKSPSGSERILLRAANTHSSSKPCGQQSIHLGGVFELQPGASVFVNVTDPSQVSHGTGFTSFGLLKL, from the exons TCAACCTTCTCCCCGCTCtgtggccactggaccacctgtcagtatgaaaatttttatgtatttacttacaGTTTTTCTTATCACCCAGATGATTGGGTCAGCGCTTTTTGCTGTGTATCTTCACAGAAGATTGGACAAG ATAGAAGACGAAAGGAATCTTCATGAAGATTTTGTGTTCATGAAAACGATACAGAGATGCAATAAAGGAGAGGGGTCCTTATCCTTACTGAACTGTGAGGAAATTAGAAGCCGGTTTGAAGAATTGGTCAAG GATATAATGCAAAACAAAgaagtaaagaagaaagaaaaaaactttgaaatGCACAAAG GTGATCAGGAGCCTCAAATAGCGGCACATGTCATCAGTGAGGCCAATAGTAAAACAACCTCTG TTCTCCAGTGGGCCCCCAAAGGATACTACACCCTAAGCACCAACCTGGTAACCCTCGAAAACGGGAAACAGCTGGCCGTGAAAAGACAAGGACTCTATTACATCTACACCCAAGTCACCTTCTGTTCCAATCGGGAAACTTTGAGTCAAGCTCCATTTATAGCCAGCCTCTGCCTGAAGTCcccaagtggatcagagagaatCTTACTGAGAGCTGCAAACACCCACAGTTCTTCCAAACCATGCGGGCAGCAATCCATTCACTTGGGAGGAGTCTTTGAATTGCAACCGGGTGCTTCGGTGTTTGTCAACGTGACTGATCCAAGTCAAGTGAGCCACGGGACCGGCTTCACATCATTTGGCTTACTCAAACTCTGA